A window of Gemmatimonadales bacterium contains these coding sequences:
- a CDS encoding protein kinase, protein MAGPGGALAAPLTERYRIERELGAGGMATVYLAEDLRHHRRVAIKVLHPELSAVLGPERFLKEIELTANLQHPHILPLFDSGSAEGRLYYVMPYVEGETLRGRLAREKQLPIPDALRIATEIADALEYAHKRGVIHRDIKPENILLHDGHSLVADFGIALAVEQAGGSRMTQTGLSLGTPHYMSPEQAMGERTLDARTDVYALGAVTYEMLAGEPPFTAPTAQAVLAKVVTEEPPPLSTARRSVPEHVEDAVLTALEKLTADRFASAAEFAAALDERAEYRRSAGRRARSGRTSAQAARRPARHLSPAAIAGWAVALIALPLAAWGWARGRSSPATSAWQLVTLSGHPNLAADANSAALALSPDGSMLVFKADGQNARLFVKSRSALDPVPIPGTERAHMPAFSPDGRWIAFVADGQVKKVRATGGAVVSIADSASSEPGGVAWLDDGTVIYVTRTLQELRRVSEDGGTTSVVLAKAGYGGGVTSLAALPQARGVLFQVCSPGCAATAVYVLELSTGHAKLLLEDVLQAWDLPTRQLLYVRSDGVAMTAPFDPARLEVTGAAVPVLNGVRVRHGIIQLAWSPSGTLAYIRGGVASADEAEAVQVARDGTVSPVDSGWHGAINDLVPSPDGRRLAVWWGAGRTGVDIWLKQLNGGPLTRFTFGGTDKRPVWSGDGRMVAWIRDSAGKSLVMVRPADGSAPERVLARPGQLIQEIAWSRDGAWLVLRTDNGYAGAGDILAMRTTGDTVPVVVAATPYSELHPALSPDGRWVAYTSDESGRNEVYVRPFPNSSAGRWQVSNGGGAEARWSPGGRELFYLDGAARVIAAEIATAPTFSVSSLHPLFDASGFLIDNFHQSFAVTPSGTFLFRKARRTAEEANDGIVWVDNWFDDLRRKEAR, encoded by the coding sequence TTGGCCGGCCCTGGCGGCGCGCTCGCCGCCCCGCTGACCGAGCGCTACCGCATCGAGCGCGAGCTCGGCGCGGGGGGGATGGCCACGGTCTATCTGGCCGAGGATCTCCGGCACCATCGTCGCGTGGCGATCAAGGTGTTGCACCCCGAGCTCTCGGCGGTGCTCGGGCCGGAGCGTTTCCTCAAGGAGATCGAGCTTACCGCCAACCTGCAGCATCCCCACATCCTGCCGCTCTTCGACTCGGGCTCGGCCGAGGGCCGGCTCTACTATGTCATGCCCTACGTCGAGGGTGAGACGCTGCGCGGCCGGCTCGCGCGGGAAAAGCAGCTTCCCATCCCCGATGCGCTGCGGATCGCCACCGAAATCGCCGACGCGCTCGAGTACGCCCACAAGCGCGGGGTAATCCACCGCGACATCAAGCCGGAAAACATTCTGCTGCACGACGGCCATTCACTCGTGGCCGATTTCGGAATTGCGCTCGCCGTGGAGCAGGCGGGCGGCAGCCGGATGACCCAGACGGGGCTCTCGCTCGGCACGCCCCACTACATGAGCCCCGAGCAGGCGATGGGCGAGCGCACGCTCGACGCGCGCACCGACGTGTATGCGCTCGGCGCCGTGACCTACGAGATGCTGGCCGGCGAGCCGCCGTTCACGGCGCCCACCGCCCAGGCCGTCCTCGCCAAGGTCGTCACCGAGGAACCGCCGCCCCTCTCGACTGCGCGGCGGAGCGTTCCCGAGCACGTGGAAGACGCGGTGTTGACGGCGCTCGAGAAGCTCACGGCCGACCGGTTCGCCAGCGCGGCCGAGTTCGCCGCGGCGCTCGACGAGCGGGCCGAGTACCGCCGGAGCGCAGGCCGCCGCGCGCGCTCGGGCCGAACGTCGGCACAGGCGGCGCGGCGGCCCGCGCGCCACCTCTCCCCGGCCGCGATCGCCGGCTGGGCCGTGGCGCTCATCGCGCTGCCGCTCGCCGCGTGGGGTTGGGCGCGCGGACGGTCCTCGCCCGCAACCAGCGCCTGGCAACTCGTCACGCTGAGCGGCCATCCGAATCTGGCCGCGGACGCGAACTCGGCGGCGCTCGCGCTCTCGCCCGACGGTTCCATGCTCGTGTTCAAGGCGGACGGGCAGAACGCGCGCCTCTTCGTCAAGAGCCGCAGCGCGCTCGACCCGGTGCCGATCCCGGGCACGGAGCGCGCGCACATGCCGGCGTTTTCACCTGACGGGCGGTGGATCGCCTTCGTGGCGGACGGACAGGTGAAAAAGGTGCGCGCCACGGGAGGTGCCGTGGTCAGCATCGCCGACAGCGCGTCCAGCGAGCCGGGCGGCGTTGCTTGGCTGGACGACGGCACGGTGATCTACGTGACGCGCACGCTCCAGGAGCTGCGGCGGGTCAGCGAAGACGGCGGCACCACGAGCGTCGTGCTGGCGAAGGCAGGCTACGGCGGTGGTGTCACGTCGCTGGCGGCGCTCCCCCAGGCGCGCGGCGTGCTGTTCCAGGTCTGCTCCCCCGGATGTGCCGCGACGGCCGTCTATGTGCTCGAGCTCAGCACCGGTCATGCAAAGCTGCTGCTCGAGGACGTGTTGCAGGCGTGGGATCTCCCAACCAGACAACTGCTCTATGTGCGAAGCGACGGCGTGGCCATGACCGCGCCGTTTGATCCGGCCCGTCTCGAAGTGACCGGCGCCGCCGTGCCGGTGCTGAACGGCGTGCGGGTCAGACACGGAATCATCCAACTCGCGTGGTCGCCCTCGGGTACGCTCGCGTACATCCGCGGTGGCGTCGCCAGTGCCGATGAGGCCGAGGCGGTACAGGTGGCGCGGGATGGAACGGTATCGCCGGTGGATTCGGGGTGGCACGGCGCAATCAATGACCTCGTGCCCTCTCCCGATGGGCGCCGGCTGGCGGTCTGGTGGGGCGCCGGCCGCACCGGGGTCGACATCTGGCTCAAGCAGCTGAACGGCGGACCGCTCACTCGATTCACGTTCGGTGGCACCGACAAGCGGCCCGTCTGGTCCGGCGACGGGCGCATGGTCGCCTGGATCCGCGATTCGGCCGGCAAGAGCCTCGTCATGGTGCGCCCGGCCGACGGGAGCGCCCCCGAGCGCGTGCTGGCCCGCCCGGGTCAGCTCATTCAGGAAATTGCGTGGTCGCGGGACGGAGCGTGGCTCGTGCTCCGTACCGATAATGGGTACGCCGGCGCCGGCGACATCCTCGCCATGCGGACCACCGGTGACACGGTGCCGGTCGTGGTCGCCGCCACACCGTATTCCGAGCTGCACCCGGCGCTCTCGCCCGACGGCCGATGGGTGGCGTATACCTCCGACGAGTCCGGCCGCAACGAGGTGTACGTGCGTCCCTTCCCGAACTCATCGGCCGGGCGATGGCAGGTGTCGAATGGCGGCGGGGCCGAGGCGCGCTGGTCGCCCGGCGGGCGCGAGCTGTTCTATCTGGACGGAGCTGCCCGGGTCATCGCCGCTGAGATCGCGACGGCGCCGACCTTCTCGGTCTCGTCGCTGCATCCGCTGTTCGACGCATCGGGCTTCCTGATCGACAACTTCCATCAATCCTTCGCCGTGACGCCGAGCGGCACGTTCCTCTTCCGCAAGGCGCGCCGCACGGCGGAGGAAGCGAACGACGGCATCGTGTGGGTCGACAACTGGTTCGATGATCTGCGCCGGAAGGAGGCGCGGTGA